The Lycium barbarum isolate Lr01 chromosome 11, ASM1917538v2, whole genome shotgun sequence genome contains the following window.
tCCACCCTATACTTAACCATTGAATGCAAAAATTAGGCTTTcacactccaatttctccatctCACACATTACATTCCATCTCTATAATGCAAAAAAACGCTTTCATATTTTCATACTTGAACCCACCAAACCTTTTAAAAAGTGATGCTAAGTGGTGATAACAAACAATAAAGCCTTTCGATGGGATAACCCATCTTTCATATTGTAATTTAAGATGATTCTCAACATAGATCCTTAATAAAAACCATCAAAAGCAAGTACAGGGGGTCACAGGACCCTGCAAAGTTTAAGTgttcttccaaaaaaaaaaccaAGTCCAGGAGGAAAATACATGATGTCCCTTAAATAATCGAAGTTTTTGTTTTTTGCTGGTCTTTGTGTAGAGGGTATAGAATGTGCTCAACCTCATGGCATAGATGTTTTTATCATTAGTAAGTCAAACTGACAGCCCAAATAAAGGTTATAAACTTATATTTAAGAAGGAAATATGATAGGCCAAAAAACATTTCACTGCTGCCAGAAATGGTCTGTGATCTAAATTATTATCTATGTAACACAATAATTAACTTGAAATCTTCTATGTACTTCAACTAAGTTATTCAGTTACTAAGGTAAGTGAGCCATAATGAATACCTTAGCAACTAAGGTATTCAGTCACTCTTAACcactaaaaattgaaaagtttttAACCACTGATGCTTAGTGAATTAGTATTAAAGAATCACTAAGGATAGGCTTCTGCTGGAGTCATAATTCTACTTAGAACTTTTATGCTGCTTCATCCTAGTATGTTCAATTGCAGATACTTAAAAGGAACAATAGAAGTCCTTACCCAGAAGCCTGTTGCAGTGCAGACAGAAGCAGGCCATTTGACTATCTTTGGGGGTTAAAGTTCGAACACTTCAAACATTCCAACTGAAACTCTATGAAAAAACATACTATGTAACAGCTATTGATGTTAAACAACTCTCTTTAGCACTTGAGCAAGAAAAAACAACTAAtgaacttgaaatatttatctgTTAGTTGAACATGAAAAAACAACTAAATTAACTCAAGATATTGTATCTATGAATGTGCTTTCGCTAGATCACTCGGGATTAATACAAGTCAAATCTTTCACATCACTAACAACCTTACGTGTTATGAGCTGGAGATCAAAGCAGCAAGGTTTTGGCTTGACAGAGGTCTGAGTCTGCAGGGTGCTATCCATTGAAACTCTTAATCATCTTCCCTTTCAGGTGGGAGACCACAAGGCAAAAGCATTTTCTGCACAAGCACAAGTAGATAGGGAATTGTcagtaattgtaaaagaccaAAATCAAGGATGCATATTCGCAAATATCATATATACATCAAATGCATAGAGATACATCACTTTTGTTTGTTCTATGTTATAACATAGCAAATTGGCAAGAATATTAGCAAGTTGTATTCTTTCCTTGGGAAGGTCAGGAACATATTTGAACATTCTGTCTTCTACATGGAACAGCTAAGGCTTTTATAAACACTGAAAATATTCAGGAATGGTTTCAAGTGGCAAGTTTACTCAGCAAAAGGACAAACTAGCTTTAGTTAGAGTTAAAGTCTGGCAAGCATATAGTAAAAGGATAAACAATACTTCCAAAAGATGGCAAAGCTCATGAGAGCATTAATTCATggatatacccacaaattatagGTATACATGTTCCATCCCTCACTAATGATTACAAATATCTTGAAACCTCTTCTTTCCATCTTCTAAACCCCGGCGATTTAGTATAATCTCCCAGATTTACCAACCAAAAGCTCCGCAGAAACTGCATGTCCATTCCAACTTTAGGGTTTAGCATCTACTCCAATTTTGTGTTAGCTCAGATCCTTGGTAATTTCTTTTGAAGCCCCAACTAAAACCTGACAAAAACTCAAATTTGATCTAGCATCACAAAATTCTTGTTTATAAACCCCCACCCACCCCATGGAAAACTAATTCTAAATAGGAAAACCGATTCATACACACGCAGAGACAGAAAGATCGATAGTTCTCCCTCCATCCTTCTTACATGCTCATTTACAAGATATCTTAGCATTCTCTAATGGAAAGCACTAATCAGATTTCTGCCAAAGAATGCATTCATCATTTTGATATTCAGTTTGCAACTAGTACAACTTTTTCTTATTGGTGAAATATTTATTCgggaaaaaaagcaaaaaaagggCATTAAAGAAGGTGCTACAACTTATTCtgcaaataagtcatctttgcaaCAAAAGGCAGTGCTCTTATGCAACCTaaactttattttttgttttgacAAGTCTTATGCAACCTATACTCTTAACATCAAGGCAGCAACTTCTATTAACTAGTTGGTAAAGGGATGCAGAGCCATACACTAAAAGCACTTAGTTCACTCAttatgcaagtcaacatagaaaAACTAAGAAAACAAATCATTATGCACGCCAGCATATTAAGAACTGAGAAATCAAAGTAACCGCCAAACTGCAAAACAAGATAAGCATCTTGAACAAAGCACAAACCTGCATAAAATTGTAGCGTTCTCTTCCAATTGATTCATTTTCTGCAATGGCAAAATACGCCAACATTGGGTAGTGGCCAACATAGGATGCATAGCTGTCACGCTGAATGTTTACCGCCCACTCACTAAACCAAACAAAGAATATCCAAACCATCATTATCTCCAGAGTTATTACACTATAATAATAAACTCTCAACATAGTCAATCAATGTCAAACAAAAATGATAAATAATCCACCAACGAAACAATTTTATTATaaacaaatactccctccgtttcaatttgtttgtctggttttgacatGGCATAGGGTTTAACTATCGAAGGAtgtggtaactttttttttttaatcaagaattGTGGTCTTAAACTTAAGATATGTACaatgtaccaaaatgtccttCAATGTTGTGGTCATAAACATGtcatgtggaaagttggaattaaggagttgccaaaagaaaaaaaaggaaagaggcattcttttttaaacggacttaaaagaaaagtaagacgACCAAATTGGAACAGAAGGAGTATTAAACTCTCAACATAGTCAATCAATGTCAAACAGAGAGAGATAAATAATCCACCTATGAAACCATAGTTTGAATAAAAAATATCTTTTCAACAAATACAAAAATAGGTAATAGGTAACTTACAATCTAGTCAAGTCGGCATGTCCTGTTCCCACATATTTAGCTTGTAAGTGCTCAAGCTGGGAGTTGATATTGAACCTGTCACTAGCCTGTACCAAAAAAGTATAAACACATTAATCACATATACATTCGACAAATTAACAAACAGAAAAAAACATTACAAAACATGTACACTGAAcagaaaaattaaattaggttCTGAAGAAAGAAAACTTCGGGTCTTGGTGGAAGATAATAATAATCAAATTTCAATTTGAAGGTGAAACATTTGGCAACCAGTTAAAAAataggaaaaaagaaaaatacaaacaCATGTACATTAAACAGGAAACAGAAATTATGGTTGTCGTAAATTCtgaaaatatttacgccacgtGGCCCAATACAACATTACTGTGTAAAGTGTATAATAGTGTAACATATGCATACTAAACAGCAAAAATATATTAGGGTTTTGGGTAAAAAGGGGGATAGAAattatcgtttttttttttttttttttttttggaattgaaAATAGGGTTATAAAATTTGAAGCAAAAAAGGAGATAATAATTGAAATTGAATACATATGAAGTTGATGTTACTCATTTGTACTAATTTCATGAAATTTACCTGCATTTTTTCGGGTTTTGGTGGAAGTGTGTAAGATATAATCAAATTTGAATATGAAATCAAAAATGGGAAAATTTCAATAATGTATAATCTAGCATACAAAATTACATTTGCGTAGCCATATTATTAAATTACATCCCGCATAACCACTTTTTCACAATATACAGCAATACACAACTTTATATATCTGGAGTaaataatgtatcaaccttgtataaaactgtataataatgtatagagtgtataataatgtataagaggtgtttatatccAAGAAAATTCATTGTATATGACAATATACAATATTTTTTCAATTGTAGTGAGGATACAAATATACAACAGGCTTTTGAAGTGAGGGGTGCAAATTGGGCCATTTCGGGTAATTTTACAAACATGGGTTATTTCGGATAATTATTTTTTCTAAATAGTCATAGAGGTATTTTCCCATTAAAAATAAAAACACACATACATATGTAAATTGAACATGAAATTAAAAATTATGTTTTTTGTGGAAATTAGGGCTTTAAATTCGATAGAAGGAcataaaaattgaaattgaaaatgAATTTGATAAGTTTGACAAACCAATCAATTAAAAAGATATTAGGTTTTGAGTGAAAAGGGGAAGAGAATTTATGGTTTTTGCGgaattgaaaataaggttttaaaATTTGAAGCAAAAAAGGAGATGATAATTGAAATTGATTTTACTCATTGTAATAAGTTTGTGGGATTTACCTGCATTTTTTGCACAGCTGGAAGATCAAACGAATTGAGAGTATTGTTGAGGACTGAAACGGGTCACGCTTTCGGGTATATATGGACTGGCATATTCGCGGCAAAAGCACTCTTTAGTTCATcaaacacatttctatatttaataacaatttaattttaaatttatcTTTTACCCGATTTCTAATtacataaatttttataatttattttagagcacaagtttcaaaagtttttcttttatttcttaaatttcgtaccAAGTCAAACACCTTCATTTAATTGAATGGAAGGAGTAACTCTTTTTTAGCtgggcataagtttatattttcgcatcataatattctTTTGGCCTTAAAGAACATATGCACTGCGAGCgtaagtttgattttgaaggaTAAAAACCAAAGACCAGCCTATTTGAAGGGAAAATCGTGCAATTTCGTCAGATTACTCTCTATGTCACAATTTATGTGACAATCTTTCATTGTAA
Protein-coding sequences here:
- the LOC132618007 gene encoding uncharacterized protein At4g14342 isoform X1; its protein translation is MQASDRFNINSQLEHLQAKYVGTGHADLTRFEWAVNIQRDSYASYVGHYPMLAYFAIAENESIGRERYNFMQKMLLPCGLPPEREDD